The following proteins are co-located in the Tachysurus vachellii isolate PV-2020 chromosome 17, HZAU_Pvac_v1, whole genome shotgun sequence genome:
- the si:dkeyp-50d11.2 gene encoding calpain-1 catalytic subunit, whose translation MEPIYATGVAARLRSEWDRSEGLGQNDRALKFLGQDFESLRASCLRSGRLYEDETFPAQPSSLGFKDLAPGSAKTKGVCWKRPTEFCTDPHFIVDGATRTDICQGALGDCWLLAAIACLTLNEPLLHRVVPHGQSFHEQYAGIFHFQFWQFGEWVDVVIDDRLPVRDGKLLFVHSAEGAEFWSALVEKAYAKLNGCYEALSGGSTSEGFEDFTGGITEMYELKKAPANLFSIIQRAVERGSLMGCSIDITGFFDMEAVTFKKLVKGHAYSVTGVEEVEFKGNLVKLLRIRNPWGEVEWTGAWSDNSKEWKGIDPSVKDRLHNCQEDGEFWMSYNDFKKEFSRLEICNLTADALQSMELKRWNSTLYPGEWRRGSTAGGCRNYPATFWINPQYKIILKDPDNEGQDGCSFLVALMQKNRRLLRREGKDMETIGYAIYEVPKEFLGSTGVHLKRDFFLKNTSSARSELFINLREVSSRFCLPAGEYIIVPSTFEPHKEGDFVLRVFSEKATESEELDDEFSADLPDDPVLQESEIDEGFKALFFKLAGKEMEIDIPKLQVILNRVVSKHKDLKTNGFEKEACRSMINLLDTTGKGRLGLTDFHVLWEKIKQYLTVFREFDLDKSGTMNSYEMRLALESAGFKLSNHIFQLIILRYAKPDMNVDFDSFVNCLIRLESMFKTFKAMDTDADGVVSFNFSQWISLTMFT comes from the exons ATGGAGCCTATATATGCCACCGGAGTAGCTGCTCGACTGAGGAGTGAGTGGGACCGCAGTGAAGGTTTAGGTCAGAATGATAGGGCTCTGAAGTTCCTTGGTCAAGACTTTGAGTCTCTGCGTGCCAGCTGCCTTCGAAGTGGCCGTTTATATGAGGATGAAACCTTCCCAGCCCAACCTTCCTCACTAGGATTCAAGGATCTGGCACCGGGCTCTGCCAAAACCAAAGGAGTATGCTGGAAGAGACCCACG GAGTTCTGTACTGACCCACACTTCATTGTAGATGGAGCAACTCGCACAGACATCTGCCAAGGAGCTCTAG GGGACTGTTGGCTGCTGGCGGCCATCGCATGTCTTACTCTGAATGAACCATTACTGCATCGTGTGGTACCTCATGGCCAGAGCTTCCATGAGCAATACGCTGGAATCTTTCACTTCCAG TTTTGGCAGTTTGGGGAATGGGTTGATGTAGTGATCGATGATCGTCTGCCAGTAAGAGATGGCAAGCTTCTGTTTGTTCACTCAGCTGAAGGGGCAGAGTTCTGGAGTGCACTAGTGGAGAAGGCATATGCCAA GTTGAATGGTTGTTACGAGGCGCTCTCAGGAGGCTCTACCTCTGAGGGGTTTGAAGATTTTACTGGCGGCATTACAGAAATGTATGAACTAAAGAAAGCTCCAGCCAACCTCTTCAGCATCATCCAAAGAGCTGTAGAGAGAGGATCTCTAATGGGATGCTCAATAGAT ATCACTGGTTTCTTTGACATGGAAGCAGTCACCTTCAAAAAGCTGGTGAAAGGACATGCTTATTCTGTTACAGGAGTAGAGGAG GTGGAATTTAAAGGAAACCTTGTAAAGTTGCTTCGCATCCGGAACCCGTGGGGAGAGGTGGAATGGACTGGAGCCTGGAGTGATAA TTCCAAGGAGTGGAAAGGGATTGACCCTTCCGTAAAGGACCGTCTGCATAATTGCCAGGAAGATGGAGAGTTCTG GATGTCATATAATGATTTCAAGAAGGAGTTCAGCAGGTTGGAGATCTGTAATCTGACAGCAGATGCACTACAAAGCATGGAGCTGAAGAGGTGGAACTCAACCCTGTACCCAGGGGAGTGGAGGAGAGGCAGCACAGCGGGAGGCTGCAGGAACTACCCAG CAACATTTTGGATCAACCCCCAGTATAAAATCATACTAAAGGACCCAGACAATGAGGGCCAAGATGGCTGCAGTTTTCTGGTGGCGCTCATGCAGAAGAATCGGCGGCTGTTGCGACGAGAGGGCAAGGACATGGAAACGATTGGATACGCCATTTATGAa GTTCCCAAAGAG TTTCTGGGCAGCACAGGTGTGCATCTGAAGCGTGACTTCTTCCTCAAAAACACATCCAGCGCTCGTTCTGAGCTGTTCATCAACCTCCGGGAGGTGAGCTCACGCTTCTGTCTGCCTGCGGGGGAGTACATTATCGTTCCCTCCACATTTGAACCCCACAAAGAGGGCGATTTTGTGCTGAGGGTTTTCTCTGAGAAAGCCACAGAATCTGA GGAGCTTGATGACGAGTTTTCTGCAGATCTACCAGATGAT CCTGTACTACAGGAGAGTGAGATTGATGAAGGATTCAAAGCTCTTTTCTTCAAGCTGGCTGGAAAG GAAATGGAGATTGACATTCCAAAGTTGCAGGTGATTCTAAACCGCGTCGTGAGCAAAC ATAAGGACTTAAAAACAAATGGTTTTGAGAAGGAGGCCTGCAGAAGCATGATTAATCTCCTGGAT ACAACCGGTAAAGGAAGACTGGGCTTAACAGATTTTCACGTGCTTTGGGAGAAGATTAAACAATATCTT ACTGTGTTTAGAGAATTTGACTTGGACAAGTCAGGCACCATGAACTCCTATGAAATGCGCCTGGCTTTAGAATCCGCAG GATTCAAGCTGAGCAACCACATTTTCCAGCTAATAATCTTACGCTACGCGAAGCCAGACATGAATGTGGACTTCGACAGCTTTGTGAATTGTCTGATCCGCCTGGAGAGCATGTTCA AGACATTTAAAGCCATGGACACAGATGCAGATGGAGTGGTGTCTTTCAATTTCTCCCAG TGGATCTCCCTTACCATGTTTACATAG